A genomic region of Capnocytophaga canimorsus contains the following coding sequences:
- the rplM gene encoding 50S ribosomal protein L13, translating into MDTLSYKTISVNKATANKKWVLVDAEGQSLGRLASKVAKLLRGKYKPEFTPHVDCGDNVIVVNVEKINLTGNKWNDKEYIRYTGHPGGQRVQTAKELLAKHPERLVEKAVKGMLPKNKLGAAILRNLKVYVGTEHKHEAQQPTTINLNELK; encoded by the coding sequence GTGGATACATTAAGCTACAAAACAATTTCGGTAAATAAAGCCACTGCAAACAAAAAGTGGGTTTTAGTAGATGCCGAAGGACAGTCGTTAGGGCGTCTTGCCTCTAAAGTAGCCAAATTGCTACGTGGTAAGTACAAGCCAGAGTTTACCCCACACGTTGATTGCGGTGACAACGTAATTGTTGTTAACGTAGAGAAAATCAACTTAACTGGAAACAAGTGGAACGATAAAGAGTATATCCGTTACACTGGGCATCCTGGGGGGCAAAGAGTGCAAACTGCTAAAGAACTTTTAGCAAAACACCCAGAAAGATTGGTAGAAAAAGCCGTAAAAGGTATGTTGCCAAAAAACAAATTGGGTGCAGCGATTTTACGTAATTTGAAAGTGTACGTAGGTACAGAGCACAAACACGAAGCTCAACAACCTACTACCATTAACTTAAACGAACTTAAATAA